A stretch of DNA from Microlunatus capsulatus:
TGTTCACGCCGGTGACCTTGACCTTGAAGACGGCCTCGACGGCGATCTTGATCTCGGTCTTGTTCGCGTCGGGGGCGACGAGGAACGTGTACTTGTTCTCGTCGAGCAGCCCGTAGCTCTTCTCGCTCACCACGGGGGCGAGCAGGATGTCGCGGTGGTCGCGGATCTTGACGTTGGTCACTGGACCTCTCCTTCGGCGAGCTCGGCGTCAGCGCCGGTCAGGGCGTCGGCCTCGGAGGCGGTGGCGACGGCCTTGGCCGAACGGCCCTTGGCCGGCCCCGCCACGTAGGCGTCGAGCGCCGCGGCGGTGAAGACGACCTCGTCGTTGACGAGCACGTCGTAGGCGTTCAGCTGGTCGACGGCGATCGCGTGCACGTCGGCCGCGTTGCGCAGGCTCAGCCAGGCCAGGTCGTCGTCACGGTGGAGGACGACGAGCACCTTCGGGCTGGAGGCCACGGTGGCGAGCGCGGCGATCGCGGTCTTGGTGGAGGGCACGTCGCCCAGCACCAGGTCGGCGACCACGTGCACCCGGCCGTCACGGGCCCGGTCCGACAGCGCGCCGCGGAGGGCGGCGGCGATCATCTTCTTGGGCGTCCGCTGGGCGTAGCCGTGCGGCTGCGGGCCGTGCACGACGCCACCGCCGACGAACTGCGGCGCACGGGTCGAGCCCTGGCGGGCGCGGCCGGTGCCCTTCTGGCGGTACGGCTTCTTGCCACCACCGCGCACGTCGGCGCGGGTCTTGGTGGCGTGGGTGCCCTGACGGGCGGCGGCCAGCTGGGCCACCACGACCTGGTGGATCAGCGGCACGTTGGCGGTGACGTCGAACAGCTCGGCGGGCAGGTCGGTCGTGCCGGCCTTCGCGCCGCTGGCGTCCAGGACGTCGACAGTGCGGGTCTCGCTCATGCGGGGTCTCCCTTCTTGGCCGCGCTGCGCAGGACGACCAGGCCGCCCTTGGCGCCCGGGATCGCCCCCTTGATGAGGATCAGGCCGCGCTCGGCGTCGACGGCGTGCACGGTGAGGTTCTGCACGGTGACGCGCTCGACACCCATCCGGCCGGCCATCTTCATGCCCTTGAACACACGACCGGGGGTGGCGCAGCCGCCGATGGAACCGGGCGAGCGGTGCTTGCGGTGCACACCGTGCGAGGCGCGCAGACCGTGGAAGCCGTGCCGCTTCATGACGCCGGCGGTGCCCTTGCCCTTGC
This window harbors:
- the rplW gene encoding 50S ribosomal protein L23, which gives rise to MTNVKIRDHRDILLAPVVSEKSYGLLDENKYTFLVAPDANKTEIKIAVEAVFKVKVTGVNTLNRTGKKRRTRAGVGKRPDTKRAIVSVADGERIDIFSAPAG
- the rplD gene encoding 50S ribosomal protein L4, which encodes MSETRTVDVLDASGAKAGTTDLPAELFDVTANVPLIHQVVVAQLAAARQGTHATKTRADVRGGGKKPYRQKGTGRARQGSTRAPQFVGGGVVHGPQPHGYAQRTPKKMIAAALRGALSDRARDGRVHVVADLVLGDVPSTKTAIAALATVASSPKVLVVLHRDDDLAWLSLRNAADVHAIAVDQLNAYDVLVNDEVVFTAAALDAYVAGPAKGRSAKAVATASEADALTGADAELAEGEVQ